A window of Primulina huaijiensis isolate GDHJ02 chromosome 9, ASM1229523v2, whole genome shotgun sequence contains these coding sequences:
- the LOC140984325 gene encoding uncharacterized protein isoform X1 has product MFGFSRRRMKLERIKKVQLSDAAQGTRSPVRHNKRLNISNGESMANTSNDYDELIRQSSSDGSELNNCASGSSEDWMVLSVSGGKPKARFDHAAAVVGNNMVVVGGESSDGLLDDVQVLSFDRFSWTKASPKCYLSSTSHPLKIPACKGHSLVPWGKKVLLIGGKTEPSSERVTVWAFDTEEEYWSLTEAKGDIPVARSGHTVVRANSVLILFGGEDSKRRKLNDMHMFDLKSLTWLPLHCTGPRPSPRSNHVAALYDDKILLVFGGASKSRTLNDLYSLDFETMVWSRVKTRSFHPSPRAGCCGALCGTKWYIIGGGSKKKPDAETLIFDVLKLEWSVAVASPSSSITTNKGFSLVLVQHRERDFLVAFGGFKKDASDQVEVLLMEKIESSIIQKSTLSKVAGLLSENRSSSVELPSQPNNGSLSGHFDSVSRLHLASASEQHGPGRKSLSESLLVDTNAAPGNVSFRKQFNNQEENAEMTIMNVLEDKNQPRLREQNIKPVDLGAGISSGGDKIAEETCASEYDNLSSLEKQGSGSLLSESDGLVFPESDGKSRMTAQSNIYQVYEAKLAALLRKNGNLEGQLTAALAGREAAEKNLLSSLKSRQEMEKQLADIMKELEFFKEKLNSVELAHEEANSLSNIVHSDNVRLEHDVAFLKAVLDDTQKELHSTRGVLAGERARAFQLQVEVFHLKQRLQSVETRAPTPRKPFHV; this is encoded by the exons AATAAAAAAAGTTCAACTCTCAGATGCTGCTCAAGGAACTAGAAGTCCAGTAAGGCACAATAAAAGACTTAATATTTCAAAT GGGGAAAGCATGGCAAACACCTCTAATGATTATGATGAGCTGATCCGTCAATCTTCATCTGATGGGTCTGAGCTTAATAACTGTGCTTCAGGCAGCTCTGAAGATTGGATGGTGCTTTCTGTCAGTGGAGGGAAGCCCAAAGCTCGTTTCGAT CATGCGGCAGCAGTTGTTGGGAACAACATGGTGGTAGTCGGTGGTGAATCTTCAGATGGATTGCTGGATGATGTCCAG GTACTGAGTTTTGATAGATTTTCATGGACCAAGGCTTCACCAAAGTGTTATCTTTCGTCAACTAGTCATCCTTTAAAAATTCCGGCATGCAAGGGTCACTCTTTG GTCCCTTGGGGGAAAAAAGTGCTTCTTATAGGAGGAAAAACTGAACCTTCTAGTGAAAGGGTCACTG TCTGGGCATTTGATACGGAAGAAGAATACTGGTCACTTACAGAAGCAAAGGGAGACATTCCG GTTGCTCGTAGTGGTCATACAGTTGTTAGGGCAAACTCTGTTCTTATTTTGTTTGGAGGTGAAGATTCTAAAAGGAGGAAACTCAATGATATGCATATGTTTGATCTGAAGTCTCTGACCTGGCTCCCTCTTCATTGCAC TGGACCGCGTCCATCTCCAAGGTCGAACCACGTTGCGGCTCTTTATGATGACAAAATACTGTTAGTTTTTGGTGGAGCGTCAAAGTCTCGTACTCTAAATGACTTATACTCGCTTGACTTCGAGACG ATGGTTTGGTCAAGAGTTAAAACTCGGAGTTTTCATCCATCGCCTAGAGCTGGTTGTTGTGGAGCACTTTGCGGAACTAAGTGGTATATTATTGGTGGTGGTAGCAAAAAAAAAC CAGATGCAGAGACCTTGATATTTGATGTTCTTAAGCTCGAATGGTCAGTTGCTGTTGCATCACCTTCATCTTCCATAACCACCAACAAG GGATTTAGCCTAGTTCTTGTACAGCACAGGGAAAGGGATTTTCTTGTTGCTTTTGGTGGTTTCAAGAAGGATGCATCAGACCAG GTTGAGGTACTGCTCATGGAGAAGATTGAATCATCAATTATTCAAAAATCGACATTGAGTAAAGTTGCTGGATTGCTGTCTGAGAATCGTTCCTCATCTGTAGAATTGCCCTCTCAGCCAAACAATGGTTCTCTCAGTGGTCATTTTGATTCTGTCTCAAGACTTCATTTAGCATCTGCTTCCGAACAACATGGGCCTGGTAGAAAATCATTGTCAGAATCTTTACTTGTTGACACAAATGCTGCTCCTGGAAATGTCTCCTTCCGCAAACAATTTAATAATCAGGAGGAGAATGCTGAGATGACAATCATGAATGTCTTAGAAGACAAAAATCAACCACGG TTAAGGGAGCAAAACATAAAGCCAGTCGATTTAGGAGCTGGGATTAGCTCTGGAGGAGATAAGATTGCAGAAGAAACTTGTGCTTCAGAATATGATAACTTGAGCTCTCTTGAAAAGCAAGGAAGTGGAAGCTTGCTTTCAGAAAGTGATGGTCTTGTATTTCCAGAGAGTGATGGTAAATCAAGAATGACAGCTCAATCGAACATCTATCAAGTTTATGAAGCAAAATTAGCTGCCCTTTTAAGAAAGAATGGCAATCTGGAAGGACAGTTGACAGCTGCATTAGCTGGTCGTGAGGCAGCAGAAAAGAATTTGTTATCTTCTCTCAAAAGTAGGCAGGAAATGGAGAAACAATTGGCAGACATAATGAAGGAGTTGGAGTTTTTTAAGGAGAAGCTAAACAGTGTTGAGTTGGCGCATGAAGAAGCTAATAGCCTATCTAATATTGTCCACTCTGACAACGTAAGACTGGAACATGATGTAGCTTTCCTTAAAGCCGTTTTGGATGATACACAGAAG GAGCTTCATTCAACTCGAGGCGTCCTTGCAGGAGAACGAGCTAGAGCATTCCAACTACAG GTTGAAGTGTTCCATCTGAAGCAAAGATTGCAGTCCGTGGAGACTCGAGCACCAACTCCTAGAAAACCTTTCCACGTTTAG
- the LOC140984325 gene encoding uncharacterized protein isoform X2, with product MFGFSRRRMKLERIKKVQLSDAAQGTRSPVRHNKRLNISNGESMANTSNDYDELIRQSSSDGSELNNCASGSSEDWMVLSVSGGKPKARFDHAAAVVGNNMVVVGGESSDGLLDDVQVLSFDRFSWTKASPKCYLSSTSHPLKIPACKGHSLVPWGKKVLLIGGKTEPSSERVTVWAFDTEEEYWSLTEAKGDIPVARSGHTVVRANSVLILFGGEDSKRRKLNDMHMFDLKSLTWLPLHCTGPRPSPRSNHVAALYDDKILLVFGGASKSRTLNDLYSLDFETMVWSRVKTRSFHPSPRAGCCGALCGTKWYIIGGGSKKKHAETLIFDVLKLEWSVAVASPSSSITTNKGFSLVLVQHRERDFLVAFGGFKKDASDQVEVLLMEKIESSIIQKSTLSKVAGLLSENRSSSVELPSQPNNGSLSGHFDSVSRLHLASASEQHGPGRKSLSESLLVDTNAAPGNVSFRKQFNNQEENAEMTIMNVLEDKNQPRLREQNIKPVDLGAGISSGGDKIAEETCASEYDNLSSLEKQGSGSLLSESDGLVFPESDGKSRMTAQSNIYQVYEAKLAALLRKNGNLEGQLTAALAGREAAEKNLLSSLKSRQEMEKQLADIMKELEFFKEKLNSVELAHEEANSLSNIVHSDNVRLEHDVAFLKAVLDDTQKELHSTRGVLAGERARAFQLQVEVFHLKQRLQSVETRAPTPRKPFHV from the exons AATAAAAAAAGTTCAACTCTCAGATGCTGCTCAAGGAACTAGAAGTCCAGTAAGGCACAATAAAAGACTTAATATTTCAAAT GGGGAAAGCATGGCAAACACCTCTAATGATTATGATGAGCTGATCCGTCAATCTTCATCTGATGGGTCTGAGCTTAATAACTGTGCTTCAGGCAGCTCTGAAGATTGGATGGTGCTTTCTGTCAGTGGAGGGAAGCCCAAAGCTCGTTTCGAT CATGCGGCAGCAGTTGTTGGGAACAACATGGTGGTAGTCGGTGGTGAATCTTCAGATGGATTGCTGGATGATGTCCAG GTACTGAGTTTTGATAGATTTTCATGGACCAAGGCTTCACCAAAGTGTTATCTTTCGTCAACTAGTCATCCTTTAAAAATTCCGGCATGCAAGGGTCACTCTTTG GTCCCTTGGGGGAAAAAAGTGCTTCTTATAGGAGGAAAAACTGAACCTTCTAGTGAAAGGGTCACTG TCTGGGCATTTGATACGGAAGAAGAATACTGGTCACTTACAGAAGCAAAGGGAGACATTCCG GTTGCTCGTAGTGGTCATACAGTTGTTAGGGCAAACTCTGTTCTTATTTTGTTTGGAGGTGAAGATTCTAAAAGGAGGAAACTCAATGATATGCATATGTTTGATCTGAAGTCTCTGACCTGGCTCCCTCTTCATTGCAC TGGACCGCGTCCATCTCCAAGGTCGAACCACGTTGCGGCTCTTTATGATGACAAAATACTGTTAGTTTTTGGTGGAGCGTCAAAGTCTCGTACTCTAAATGACTTATACTCGCTTGACTTCGAGACG ATGGTTTGGTCAAGAGTTAAAACTCGGAGTTTTCATCCATCGCCTAGAGCTGGTTGTTGTGGAGCACTTTGCGGAACTAAGTGGTATATTATTGGTGGTGGTAGCAAAAAAAAAC ATGCAGAGACCTTGATATTTGATGTTCTTAAGCTCGAATGGTCAGTTGCTGTTGCATCACCTTCATCTTCCATAACCACCAACAAG GGATTTAGCCTAGTTCTTGTACAGCACAGGGAAAGGGATTTTCTTGTTGCTTTTGGTGGTTTCAAGAAGGATGCATCAGACCAG GTTGAGGTACTGCTCATGGAGAAGATTGAATCATCAATTATTCAAAAATCGACATTGAGTAAAGTTGCTGGATTGCTGTCTGAGAATCGTTCCTCATCTGTAGAATTGCCCTCTCAGCCAAACAATGGTTCTCTCAGTGGTCATTTTGATTCTGTCTCAAGACTTCATTTAGCATCTGCTTCCGAACAACATGGGCCTGGTAGAAAATCATTGTCAGAATCTTTACTTGTTGACACAAATGCTGCTCCTGGAAATGTCTCCTTCCGCAAACAATTTAATAATCAGGAGGAGAATGCTGAGATGACAATCATGAATGTCTTAGAAGACAAAAATCAACCACGG TTAAGGGAGCAAAACATAAAGCCAGTCGATTTAGGAGCTGGGATTAGCTCTGGAGGAGATAAGATTGCAGAAGAAACTTGTGCTTCAGAATATGATAACTTGAGCTCTCTTGAAAAGCAAGGAAGTGGAAGCTTGCTTTCAGAAAGTGATGGTCTTGTATTTCCAGAGAGTGATGGTAAATCAAGAATGACAGCTCAATCGAACATCTATCAAGTTTATGAAGCAAAATTAGCTGCCCTTTTAAGAAAGAATGGCAATCTGGAAGGACAGTTGACAGCTGCATTAGCTGGTCGTGAGGCAGCAGAAAAGAATTTGTTATCTTCTCTCAAAAGTAGGCAGGAAATGGAGAAACAATTGGCAGACATAATGAAGGAGTTGGAGTTTTTTAAGGAGAAGCTAAACAGTGTTGAGTTGGCGCATGAAGAAGCTAATAGCCTATCTAATATTGTCCACTCTGACAACGTAAGACTGGAACATGATGTAGCTTTCCTTAAAGCCGTTTTGGATGATACACAGAAG GAGCTTCATTCAACTCGAGGCGTCCTTGCAGGAGAACGAGCTAGAGCATTCCAACTACAG GTTGAAGTGTTCCATCTGAAGCAAAGATTGCAGTCCGTGGAGACTCGAGCACCAACTCCTAGAAAACCTTTCCACGTTTAG
- the LOC140984325 gene encoding uncharacterized protein isoform X4 — MFGFSRRRMKLERIKKVQLSDAAQGTRSPVRHNKRLNISNGESMANTSNDYDELIRQSSSDGSELNNCASGSSEDWMVLSVSGGKPKARFDHAAAVVGNNMVVVGGESSDGLLDDVQVLSFDRFSWTKASPKCYLSSTSHPLKIPACKGHSLVPWGKKVLLIGGKTEPSSERVTVWAFDTEEEYWSLTEAKGDIPVARSGHTVVRANSVLILFGGEDSKRRKLNDMHMFDLKSLTWLPLHCTGPRPSPRSNHVAALYDDKILLVFGGASKSRTLNDLYSLDFETMVWSRVKTRSFHPSPRAGCCGALCGTKWYIIGGGSKKKPDAETLIFDVLKLEWSVAVASPSSSITTNKGFSLVLVQHRERDFLVAFGGFKKDASDQVEVLLMEKIESSIIQKSTLSKVAGLLSENRSSSVELPSQPNNGSLSGHFDSVSRLHLASASEQHGPGRKSLSESLLVDTNAAPGNVSFRKQFNNQEENAEMTIMNVLEDKNQPRLREQNIKPVDLGAGISSGGDKIAEETCASEYDNLSSLEKQGSGSLLSESDGLVFPESDGKSRMTAQSNIYQVYEAKLAALLRKNGNLEGQLTAALAGREAAEKNLLSSLKSRQEMEKQLADIMKELEFFKEKLNSVELAHEEANSLSNIVHSDNVRLEHDVAFLKAVLDDTQKELHSTRGVLAGERARAFQLQIYRTAE; from the exons AATAAAAAAAGTTCAACTCTCAGATGCTGCTCAAGGAACTAGAAGTCCAGTAAGGCACAATAAAAGACTTAATATTTCAAAT GGGGAAAGCATGGCAAACACCTCTAATGATTATGATGAGCTGATCCGTCAATCTTCATCTGATGGGTCTGAGCTTAATAACTGTGCTTCAGGCAGCTCTGAAGATTGGATGGTGCTTTCTGTCAGTGGAGGGAAGCCCAAAGCTCGTTTCGAT CATGCGGCAGCAGTTGTTGGGAACAACATGGTGGTAGTCGGTGGTGAATCTTCAGATGGATTGCTGGATGATGTCCAG GTACTGAGTTTTGATAGATTTTCATGGACCAAGGCTTCACCAAAGTGTTATCTTTCGTCAACTAGTCATCCTTTAAAAATTCCGGCATGCAAGGGTCACTCTTTG GTCCCTTGGGGGAAAAAAGTGCTTCTTATAGGAGGAAAAACTGAACCTTCTAGTGAAAGGGTCACTG TCTGGGCATTTGATACGGAAGAAGAATACTGGTCACTTACAGAAGCAAAGGGAGACATTCCG GTTGCTCGTAGTGGTCATACAGTTGTTAGGGCAAACTCTGTTCTTATTTTGTTTGGAGGTGAAGATTCTAAAAGGAGGAAACTCAATGATATGCATATGTTTGATCTGAAGTCTCTGACCTGGCTCCCTCTTCATTGCAC TGGACCGCGTCCATCTCCAAGGTCGAACCACGTTGCGGCTCTTTATGATGACAAAATACTGTTAGTTTTTGGTGGAGCGTCAAAGTCTCGTACTCTAAATGACTTATACTCGCTTGACTTCGAGACG ATGGTTTGGTCAAGAGTTAAAACTCGGAGTTTTCATCCATCGCCTAGAGCTGGTTGTTGTGGAGCACTTTGCGGAACTAAGTGGTATATTATTGGTGGTGGTAGCAAAAAAAAAC CAGATGCAGAGACCTTGATATTTGATGTTCTTAAGCTCGAATGGTCAGTTGCTGTTGCATCACCTTCATCTTCCATAACCACCAACAAG GGATTTAGCCTAGTTCTTGTACAGCACAGGGAAAGGGATTTTCTTGTTGCTTTTGGTGGTTTCAAGAAGGATGCATCAGACCAG GTTGAGGTACTGCTCATGGAGAAGATTGAATCATCAATTATTCAAAAATCGACATTGAGTAAAGTTGCTGGATTGCTGTCTGAGAATCGTTCCTCATCTGTAGAATTGCCCTCTCAGCCAAACAATGGTTCTCTCAGTGGTCATTTTGATTCTGTCTCAAGACTTCATTTAGCATCTGCTTCCGAACAACATGGGCCTGGTAGAAAATCATTGTCAGAATCTTTACTTGTTGACACAAATGCTGCTCCTGGAAATGTCTCCTTCCGCAAACAATTTAATAATCAGGAGGAGAATGCTGAGATGACAATCATGAATGTCTTAGAAGACAAAAATCAACCACGG TTAAGGGAGCAAAACATAAAGCCAGTCGATTTAGGAGCTGGGATTAGCTCTGGAGGAGATAAGATTGCAGAAGAAACTTGTGCTTCAGAATATGATAACTTGAGCTCTCTTGAAAAGCAAGGAAGTGGAAGCTTGCTTTCAGAAAGTGATGGTCTTGTATTTCCAGAGAGTGATGGTAAATCAAGAATGACAGCTCAATCGAACATCTATCAAGTTTATGAAGCAAAATTAGCTGCCCTTTTAAGAAAGAATGGCAATCTGGAAGGACAGTTGACAGCTGCATTAGCTGGTCGTGAGGCAGCAGAAAAGAATTTGTTATCTTCTCTCAAAAGTAGGCAGGAAATGGAGAAACAATTGGCAGACATAATGAAGGAGTTGGAGTTTTTTAAGGAGAAGCTAAACAGTGTTGAGTTGGCGCATGAAGAAGCTAATAGCCTATCTAATATTGTCCACTCTGACAACGTAAGACTGGAACATGATGTAGCTTTCCTTAAAGCCGTTTTGGATGATACACAGAAG GAGCTTCATTCAACTCGAGGCGTCCTTGCAGGAGAACGAGCTAGAGCATTCCAACTACAG ATATACCGGACAGCTGAGTAA
- the LOC140984325 gene encoding uncharacterized protein isoform X3, which produces MFGFSRRRMKLERIKKVQLSDAAQGTRSPGESMANTSNDYDELIRQSSSDGSELNNCASGSSEDWMVLSVSGGKPKARFDHAAAVVGNNMVVVGGESSDGLLDDVQVLSFDRFSWTKASPKCYLSSTSHPLKIPACKGHSLVPWGKKVLLIGGKTEPSSERVTVWAFDTEEEYWSLTEAKGDIPVARSGHTVVRANSVLILFGGEDSKRRKLNDMHMFDLKSLTWLPLHCTGPRPSPRSNHVAALYDDKILLVFGGASKSRTLNDLYSLDFETMVWSRVKTRSFHPSPRAGCCGALCGTKWYIIGGGSKKKPDAETLIFDVLKLEWSVAVASPSSSITTNKGFSLVLVQHRERDFLVAFGGFKKDASDQVEVLLMEKIESSIIQKSTLSKVAGLLSENRSSSVELPSQPNNGSLSGHFDSVSRLHLASASEQHGPGRKSLSESLLVDTNAAPGNVSFRKQFNNQEENAEMTIMNVLEDKNQPRLREQNIKPVDLGAGISSGGDKIAEETCASEYDNLSSLEKQGSGSLLSESDGLVFPESDGKSRMTAQSNIYQVYEAKLAALLRKNGNLEGQLTAALAGREAAEKNLLSSLKSRQEMEKQLADIMKELEFFKEKLNSVELAHEEANSLSNIVHSDNVRLEHDVAFLKAVLDDTQKELHSTRGVLAGERARAFQLQVEVFHLKQRLQSVETRAPTPRKPFHV; this is translated from the exons AATAAAAAAAGTTCAACTCTCAGATGCTGCTCAAGGAACTAGAAGTCCA GGGGAAAGCATGGCAAACACCTCTAATGATTATGATGAGCTGATCCGTCAATCTTCATCTGATGGGTCTGAGCTTAATAACTGTGCTTCAGGCAGCTCTGAAGATTGGATGGTGCTTTCTGTCAGTGGAGGGAAGCCCAAAGCTCGTTTCGAT CATGCGGCAGCAGTTGTTGGGAACAACATGGTGGTAGTCGGTGGTGAATCTTCAGATGGATTGCTGGATGATGTCCAG GTACTGAGTTTTGATAGATTTTCATGGACCAAGGCTTCACCAAAGTGTTATCTTTCGTCAACTAGTCATCCTTTAAAAATTCCGGCATGCAAGGGTCACTCTTTG GTCCCTTGGGGGAAAAAAGTGCTTCTTATAGGAGGAAAAACTGAACCTTCTAGTGAAAGGGTCACTG TCTGGGCATTTGATACGGAAGAAGAATACTGGTCACTTACAGAAGCAAAGGGAGACATTCCG GTTGCTCGTAGTGGTCATACAGTTGTTAGGGCAAACTCTGTTCTTATTTTGTTTGGAGGTGAAGATTCTAAAAGGAGGAAACTCAATGATATGCATATGTTTGATCTGAAGTCTCTGACCTGGCTCCCTCTTCATTGCAC TGGACCGCGTCCATCTCCAAGGTCGAACCACGTTGCGGCTCTTTATGATGACAAAATACTGTTAGTTTTTGGTGGAGCGTCAAAGTCTCGTACTCTAAATGACTTATACTCGCTTGACTTCGAGACG ATGGTTTGGTCAAGAGTTAAAACTCGGAGTTTTCATCCATCGCCTAGAGCTGGTTGTTGTGGAGCACTTTGCGGAACTAAGTGGTATATTATTGGTGGTGGTAGCAAAAAAAAAC CAGATGCAGAGACCTTGATATTTGATGTTCTTAAGCTCGAATGGTCAGTTGCTGTTGCATCACCTTCATCTTCCATAACCACCAACAAG GGATTTAGCCTAGTTCTTGTACAGCACAGGGAAAGGGATTTTCTTGTTGCTTTTGGTGGTTTCAAGAAGGATGCATCAGACCAG GTTGAGGTACTGCTCATGGAGAAGATTGAATCATCAATTATTCAAAAATCGACATTGAGTAAAGTTGCTGGATTGCTGTCTGAGAATCGTTCCTCATCTGTAGAATTGCCCTCTCAGCCAAACAATGGTTCTCTCAGTGGTCATTTTGATTCTGTCTCAAGACTTCATTTAGCATCTGCTTCCGAACAACATGGGCCTGGTAGAAAATCATTGTCAGAATCTTTACTTGTTGACACAAATGCTGCTCCTGGAAATGTCTCCTTCCGCAAACAATTTAATAATCAGGAGGAGAATGCTGAGATGACAATCATGAATGTCTTAGAAGACAAAAATCAACCACGG TTAAGGGAGCAAAACATAAAGCCAGTCGATTTAGGAGCTGGGATTAGCTCTGGAGGAGATAAGATTGCAGAAGAAACTTGTGCTTCAGAATATGATAACTTGAGCTCTCTTGAAAAGCAAGGAAGTGGAAGCTTGCTTTCAGAAAGTGATGGTCTTGTATTTCCAGAGAGTGATGGTAAATCAAGAATGACAGCTCAATCGAACATCTATCAAGTTTATGAAGCAAAATTAGCTGCCCTTTTAAGAAAGAATGGCAATCTGGAAGGACAGTTGACAGCTGCATTAGCTGGTCGTGAGGCAGCAGAAAAGAATTTGTTATCTTCTCTCAAAAGTAGGCAGGAAATGGAGAAACAATTGGCAGACATAATGAAGGAGTTGGAGTTTTTTAAGGAGAAGCTAAACAGTGTTGAGTTGGCGCATGAAGAAGCTAATAGCCTATCTAATATTGTCCACTCTGACAACGTAAGACTGGAACATGATGTAGCTTTCCTTAAAGCCGTTTTGGATGATACACAGAAG GAGCTTCATTCAACTCGAGGCGTCCTTGCAGGAGAACGAGCTAGAGCATTCCAACTACAG GTTGAAGTGTTCCATCTGAAGCAAAGATTGCAGTCCGTGGAGACTCGAGCACCAACTCCTAGAAAACCTTTCCACGTTTAG
- the LOC140984326 gene encoding anaphase-promoting complex subunit 7-like: MALNMKIYSNRDFKNKSASLTSSNQSSRHELRSTCSMDVPKEHLSTLLDHGLYSSAQLLGCFAISSTSISPETSPHLKAESLVLYGDSLFREKEYRRAIQMYKQALQYHKIIPKQNAAASLTTRSSLSAANRSSSPGSLNPSALNENEVKFKIATCHNSLNENRAALAEMEGIPSKSRSLEMNLMMAKLYRNSRHTRAAIGCFKECLRICPYILDAIIALAEFGVSAKDIISMFPQAPSRSGRPPFDHSDSSRWLLRYVEAQCCVASNDYIGGLELFSELLQRFPNNIHILLEMAKVKAVIGKNDEAILDFEKVRSIDPYLVTYMDEYAMLLKLKSDYSKLNKLVHDLLNIDPTRPEVFVALSVLWEKKDERGALSYVEKSIRIDERHVAGYIMKGNLFLSMNRPEAAVIAYRGAQELRPDLRSYQGLVRSYLALSKNKEALYAAREAMKAMPQSAKALKLVGDVHASSNSGREKAKKFYESALRLEPGFLGAALALAELHVQEGRNGDAVSLLQRYLKDWADDSLHAKLAQVFAATNMLQEALSHYQAALRINPLSDDARKGLERLEKQMKGVDPDAPEEDEENEADDAEVDPDDTDLL; this comes from the exons ATGGCcctaaatatgaaaatttattcgAACCGCGATTTCAAAAACAAGAGCGCCTCGCTAACCAGCTCTAATCAAAGCTCCAGACACGAACTACGCTCCACCTGTTCGATGGATGTACCGAAAGAGCATTTATCCACTTTACTGGATCACGGCCTCTACTCTTCCGCTCAATTGCTG GGTTGTTTTGCTATTTCTTCAACTTCGATAAGTCCTGAGACGAGTCCTCATCTTAAAGCGGAGAGCTTG GTGCTATATGGGGATTCACTCTTTCGAGAAAAAGAGTACCGCAGAGCGATT CAAATGTACAAGCAAGCATTGCAATATCACAAAATAATACCCAAACAAAATGCAGCTGCATCCCTGACAACCAGGAGCTCGTTGTCAGCAGCAAATAGGTCCTCTTCTCCCGGTTCTCTTAATCCTTCGGCTTTAAATGAAAACGAG GTAAAATTCAAGATTGCTACTTGTCACAATTCACTAAATGAGAATAGAGCTGCTCTTGCTGAg ATGGAGGGAATTCCTAGCAAATCGAGGAGTCTAGAAATGAACCTTATGATGGCAAAGCTTTACCGAAATTCTAGGCATACTCGAGCTGCAAttggatgttttaaggagtgtTTGAG GATTTGCCCTTATATACTTGATGCTATTATAGCTTTGGCTGAATTTGGTGTCTCTGCCAAGGATATCATTTCTATGTTTCCTCAG GCTCCAAGTAGAAGTGGAAGACCTCCCTTTGATCATTCTGATTCGAGTCGTTGGTTGTTG CGTTATGTTGAAGCTCAATGCTGCGTTGCTTCGAATGATTACATAG GTGGCCTGGAACTATTCTCAGAACTTCTGCAGCGTTTTCCTAATAACATTCACATTTTGCTTGAAATGGCCAAG GTTAAAGCCGTCATTGGGAAAAATGATGAAGCCATTTTGGACTTCGAAAAG GTTCGGTCAATTGATCCATATTTGGTTACTTACATGGATGAGTATGCCATGCTGCTAAAGCTCAAGTCTGATTATTCCaagttaaataaattagttcatGATCTGTTGAACATCGATCCTACAAGGCCTGAAGTTTTTGTGGCCTTGTCTGTTCTTTGGGAAAAGAAAGACGAGAGAGGAGCTTTATCTTATGTGGAGAAG AGCATTCGCATCGATGAAAGGCATGTCGCTGGCTATATAATGAAG GGAAATCTTTTCTTGTCGATGAATCGACCAGAAGCAGCAGTAATCGCCTACAGGGGAGCTCAAGAACTGAGGCCTGATCTTCGATCCTATCAAG GGTTAGTTCGTTCTTATTTGGCTCTGTCAAAAAACAAGGAGGCTTTGTATGCAGCTCGAGAAGCAATGAAGGCGATGCCCCAATCAGCAAAGGCTCTGAAATTGGTTGGGGATGTTCATGCTAGTAGCAACAGTGGCAGAGAAAAA GCAAAGAAGTTTTATGAATCAGCTCTCAGACTGGAACCTGGTTTCCTTGGAGCTGCATTGGCATTGGCTGAGCTCCATGTTCAGGAAGGTCGAAATGGAGACGCTGTCTCACTCCTGCAGCGATATTTAAAAGATTGGGCCGATGATTCTTTGCATGCTAAGCTGGCTCAAGTTTTTGCAGCTACAAACATGCTGCAAGAGGCCCTTTCACATTATCAGGCAGCACTGAG GATAAACCCCTTAAGTGATGATGCGAGAAAGGGACTCGAGCGGTTGGAAAAGCAAATGAAG GGGGTTGATCCTGATGCCCCTGAAGAAGACGAAGAAAACGAGGCTGATGATGCTGAGGTAGATCCAGATGACACTGATCTTTTATAG